One genomic segment of Salmo trutta chromosome 8, fSalTru1.1, whole genome shotgun sequence includes these proteins:
- the LOC115198514 gene encoding mRNA decay activator protein ZFP36L3, whose translation MDNSSRLMIAVIMVMACMAMGTEAQNATMAPNATMAPNATMAPTATMAPNATMAPTATMAPTATMAPNATMAPNATMAPTTTMAPTVTMAPTATMAPTATMAPTATMAPTATMAPNATMAPTATMAPTATMAPNATMAPTATMAPTATMAPTVTMAPTATMAPTATMAPNATMAPTATMAPTATMAPTATMAPNATMAPTTTMAPKPTMTPNATMVPTTTMAPNATMAPTATMAPNATMTPNATMAPTTTMAPKPTMTPNTAIAPTVVNTTVSALTQSISRADCGKTQFCAAEPSDCDPAIAGSCFFVSMQQSSGQTFSLQLQGESRGYIAVGLSKNTTQGVNDTTYVCANNNGTMKFFTTLLLNKVLTVTGTLPVDSVKGSVKGQIIQCTFSATLPRSTGTSFVLSISNGTVINGTLGTPQVVLVSNAAVDLANPNSTAINSLNATPTNSPSTTTATSSTTATPTTASSHALGLQHTLSQALLILLGVLGMMML comes from the exons ATGGACAATAGCAGCAGACTAATGATCGCAGTCATCATGGTAATGGCGTGCATGGCAATGGGAACCGAGGCACAGAACGCCACTATGGCACCCAACGCCACTATGGCACCCAACGCCACAATGGCACCCACCGCCACAATGGCACCCAACGCCACAATGGCACCCACCGCCACAATGGCACCCACCGCCACAATGGCACCCAACGCCACAATGGCACCCAACGCCACAATGGCACCCACCACCACAATGGCACCTACCGTCACAATGGCACCCACCGCTACAATGGCACCCACCGCCACAATGGCACCCACCGCCACAATGGCACCCACCGCCACAATGGCACCCAACGCCACAATGGCACCCACCGCCACAATGGCACCCACCGCTACAATGGCACCCAACGCTACAATGGCACCCACCGCTACAATGGCACCCACCGCCACAATGGCACCTACCGTCACAATGGCACCCACCGCCACAATGGCACCCACCGCTACAATGGCACCCAACGCTACAATGGCACCCACCGCTACAATGGCACCCACCGCTACAATGGCACCCACCGCTACAATGGCACCCAATGCCACAATGGCACCCACCACTACAATGGCACCCAAACCGACAATGACACCCAATGCTACAATGGTACCCACCACTACAATGGCACCCAATGCCACAATGGCACCCACCGCTACAATGGCACCCAACGCCACAATGACACCCAATGCTACAATGGCACCCACCACTACAATGGCACCCAAACCGACAATGACACCCAACACGGCAATAGCCCCCACTGTTGTCAACACCACCGTCTCAGCTCTCACG CAAAGCATCTCAAGGGCGGATTGTGGAAAGACTCAGTTCTGTGCTGCTGAGCCATCAGACTGTGACCCGGCCATAGCTGGTTCATGTTTCTTCGTCTCCATGCAGCAGTCCTCGGGACAGACTTTCTCCCTCCAGCTACAAGGAGAGTCCAGAGGCTACATCGCTGTAGGCTTGTCCAAAAACACCACACAG gGCGTTAATGACACCACCTACGTGTGTGCCAACAACAACGGCACTATGAAGTTCTTCACCACTCTCCTCCTAAATAAAGTTCTGACTGTCACTGGCACG CTGCCTGTTGACTCTGTGAAGGGCTCAGTCAAAGGTCAGATCATCCAGTGCACCTTCTCTGCTACTCTCCCCAGGAGCACTGGCACCAGCTTCGTCCTCTCCATTTCCAACGGGACCGTAATTAACG GAACCCTGGGTACTCCTCAGGTTGTCCTGGTCAGCAATGCAGCCGTGGACCTGGCTAACCCCAACAGTACTGCGATCAACTCTTTGAACGCCACTCCCACTAATTCTCCttccaccactactgctacttcCAGCACTACTGCTACTCCCACCACTGCCTCCAGCCACGCCTTGGGCCTGCAGCACACCCTGTCTCAAG CTCTGCTGATCCTGCTTGGTGTGCTAGGTATGATGATGCTGTAA